In one Campylobacter concisus genomic region, the following are encoded:
- a CDS encoding D-2-hydroxyacid dehydrogenase — MKIVCLDAATLGENVDLSVFKKFGEFTGYQKTKSKEIVPRLKGVDVVITNKVIIDKAVMEATNLKLICISATGMNNVDLEHAKVKNIAVKNVAGYSTASVVQHTFAMLFELTNHIKFYDHYVKSGEWVKSEIFTYLGANISEIAGKEFGIIGLGEIGHGVAVVARAFGANVSYYSTSGANKNSEFKQKSLDELLRSSDIISIHAPLNEKTRNLLGINEINLLKDDAIVLNLGRGGIVDEAAMARAIDERNLRFGTDVLESEPMSENSPFLNVKKKSNLLITPHVAWGSLEARKTLITKIVANIEDFINESK, encoded by the coding sequence ATGAAAATCGTTTGTTTAGACGCGGCAACGCTTGGAGAAAACGTTGATCTTAGTGTTTTTAAGAAATTTGGCGAGTTTACCGGCTATCAAAAAACAAAAAGCAAAGAGATCGTGCCTCGTCTAAAGGGCGTTGATGTGGTCATCACAAACAAGGTCATCATCGACAAAGCCGTGATGGAGGCGACAAATTTAAAGCTTATCTGCATAAGTGCAACTGGCATGAATAATGTCGATCTAGAGCATGCAAAAGTTAAAAATATAGCTGTTAAAAACGTCGCTGGCTACTCAACCGCAAGCGTCGTGCAACACACGTTTGCGATGCTTTTTGAGCTAACAAATCACATCAAATTTTATGATCACTACGTAAAAAGTGGCGAGTGGGTGAAGAGCGAAATTTTCACCTATCTTGGCGCAAACATCAGCGAGATCGCTGGCAAAGAATTTGGCATTATCGGACTTGGCGAGATAGGGCATGGCGTGGCGGTAGTGGCACGTGCATTTGGCGCAAACGTGAGCTACTACTCGACAAGCGGAGCAAATAAAAATAGCGAATTTAAGCAAAAAAGCCTAGATGAGCTATTAAGAAGTAGCGACATCATCAGCATCCACGCACCGCTAAATGAAAAAACTAGAAATTTACTTGGTATAAACGAGATAAATTTGCTAAAAGATGATGCGATAGTACTAAATTTAGGACGCGGCGGCATAGTGGATGAAGCGGCGATGGCAAGAGCGATAGATGAGAGAAATTTGCGCTTTGGTACGGACGTTTTAGAAAGCGAACCGATGAGCGAAAATAGTCCATTTTTAAATGTAAAAAAGAAGTCAAATTTACTCATCACGCCACACGTAGCATGGGGCAGCTTGGAGGCTAGAAAGACGCTCATCACAAAGATCGTCGCAAACATCGAAGATTTCATCAATGAGAGCAAGTAA
- a CDS encoding glutathionylspermidine synthase family protein, with amino-acid sequence MINLRKITPLNNEFMERIGFAWHTDNDNSSYIADEIVQVKASEADAYYEAANELYDMYVNAAQHVIDNNLFHEIGIPFNLVDSIKNSWENDVHWHLYGRFDLAGGLDDKPIKLIEFNADTPTAVFETAIIQWAMLKLNHMDEAEQFNNLYEALKQNFKRLITLGDDNVNFEDVYEGWGILFSSIAGSIEDEQTVKLLQYIAKEAGFKTDFAYVDEVVFNDDEGIFKGDENFEYWFKLVPWESIAIDEGELALILSNIIKNQKAIIINPAYTLLFQSKGILKILWDLYPNHPLLLETSNEPLKGKKYVKKPVFGREGANVSIHDENGAKIASNDGEYDSNKAIYQEFYQFNQDERGDNYQAGVFYAYEACALGYRKGGKILDNYSKFVGHFIKD; translated from the coding sequence ATGATAAATTTAAGAAAAATCACTCCGTTAAATAACGAATTTATGGAAAGAATCGGCTTTGCGTGGCACACAGATAATGACAATAGCTCATATATCGCAGATGAGATCGTACAGGTAAAAGCAAGTGAAGCGGATGCTTATTATGAGGCGGCAAATGAGCTATACGATATGTATGTAAATGCCGCTCAGCACGTCATTGACAATAACCTTTTTCACGAGATAGGCATACCGTTTAATCTCGTTGATAGTATCAAAAATAGCTGGGAAAATGACGTTCACTGGCACCTTTACGGCAGGTTTGATCTAGCAGGTGGGCTTGATGACAAGCCGATAAAACTGATAGAATTTAACGCCGATACGCCAACGGCGGTCTTTGAGACAGCGATCATTCAGTGGGCGATGCTAAAGCTAAATCACATGGATGAAGCAGAGCAATTTAATAACCTTTACGAAGCTCTAAAACAAAATTTCAAGCGTCTAATCACACTTGGTGACGATAATGTAAATTTCGAGGATGTTTACGAGGGCTGGGGGATACTCTTTAGCTCTATCGCTGGTAGTATCGAGGATGAGCAAACCGTGAAATTACTACAATACATCGCAAAAGAGGCCGGCTTTAAAACCGACTTTGCTTACGTTGATGAGGTCGTTTTTAACGATGACGAGGGGATTTTTAAAGGTGATGAAAATTTCGAGTATTGGTTTAAACTCGTTCCTTGGGAGAGCATAGCGATCGATGAGGGCGAGCTAGCACTCATACTTTCAAATATCATCAAAAACCAAAAAGCCATTATCATAAATCCAGCCTACACGCTACTTTTCCAAAGCAAGGGAATTTTAAAGATTCTTTGGGATCTTTATCCAAATCATCCACTCTTACTTGAGACTTCAAACGAGCCACTAAAAGGCAAAAAATATGTGAAAAAGCCGGTATTTGGCAGAGAAGGAGCTAACGTCTCAATACACGATGAGAACGGTGCAAAAATAGCAAGTAATGACGGCGAATACGACTCAAACAAAGCCATCTATCAAGAATTTTACCAGTTTAACCAAGATGAGAGAGGCGATAACTACCAAGCAGGCGTGTTTTACGCTTATGAGGCATGTGCACTTGGATATAGAAAGGGCGGCAAAATTTTAGATAACTACTCTAAATTTGTAGGACATTTCATTAAGGACTAA
- a CDS encoding UPF0323 family lipoprotein: MKHIKKIATYAAVGGFGAIVMAGLAGCGSNNGGDENALNEVAQKNGAFVIIEESAPGVYKILEEYPSTETRVVLKDINGTERVLSKDEIDKLLAQANANIDNGTSNLTKTSDAQLSSGGLSLGETILASAAGAILGSWIGSKLFGNQNFQATRQNSYKNPSAYTRSVDSFNKQKAANSAARSSGGKSGFFGGGSKSSSSSSSFGG, translated from the coding sequence ATGAAACACATTAAAAAGATAGCTACTTATGCTGCGGTAGGCGGATTTGGTGCGATCGTTATGGCTGGCCTTGCTGGTTGTGGCAGTAACAATGGCGGTGATGAAAATGCACTAAACGAAGTTGCGCAAAAAAATGGCGCCTTTGTCATAATCGAAGAGAGCGCGCCTGGAGTTTATAAAATTTTAGAAGAGTATCCAAGTACTGAAACTAGAGTTGTGTTAAAAGATATAAACGGCACTGAGCGTGTGCTAAGCAAAGACGAGATCGATAAGCTCCTAGCTCAAGCAAACGCAAATATCGACAATGGCACTTCAAATTTAACAAAAACGAGTGACGCACAGCTAAGTAGTGGCGGTCTAAGCCTTGGTGAGACGATACTTGCCTCAGCAGCCGGTGCGATACTTGGTAGCTGGATAGGTAGCAAGCTTTTTGGAAATCAAAATTTCCAAGCTACTCGTCAAAATTCTTACAAAAATCCAAGCGCATACACAAGAAGCGTTGATAGCTTTAATAAGCAAAAAGCAGCAAATTCTGCTGCAAGAAGCAGTGGCGGCAAGAGTGGATTTTTCGGTGGTGGCTCAAAATCAAGCTCTAGCTCATCAAGCTTTGGAGGCTAA
- a CDS encoding DNA-binding protein gives MQKLAINEAAEILGITKEAVYNRIRRGSINTVIENGTKFVILDEKPSSEKATKSAPKSTKTKSQNDEFVNYLLNELNELKSLNLNLQADKDRLFKEKEQMLIERKNEILQIYKDRDEKLMQFLNAMQRPLLAQKNDDMPSNEAIEAEIENESKWINLSEFLKELNLKPKATKKASEKIIKAIHHSKFIKFKRGVILVRRHKNLKELIGEI, from the coding sequence ATGCAAAAGCTAGCTATAAACGAAGCTGCAGAAATTTTAGGCATAACAAAAGAAGCAGTCTATAATAGAATCCGCCGTGGTTCGATAAATACAGTCATTGAAAATGGTACAAAATTTGTCATCCTTGATGAGAAACCAAGTAGCGAAAAAGCCACAAAATCCGCTCCAAAAAGTACAAAAACTAAATCCCAAAATGATGAGTTTGTAAATTATTTGCTAAATGAGTTAAACGAGTTAAAGAGCTTAAATTTAAACTTGCAAGCCGATAAAGACAGGCTTTTTAAAGAAAAAGAGCAGATGCTAATCGAGCGAAAAAATGAAATTTTGCAAATTTATAAAGATAGAGATGAAAAGCTCATGCAGTTTCTAAATGCTATGCAAAGGCCGCTTTTAGCACAAAAAAATGATGATATGCCAAGCAATGAAGCGATAGAGGCTGAGATAGAAAATGAGTCAAAATGGATAAATTTAAGTGAATTTTTAAAGGAGCTAAATCTAAAGCCAAAGGCAACGAAAAAAGCTAGTGAAAAGATAATAAAAGCGATACACCACTCAAAATTTATAAAATTTAAACGAGGTGTGATACTTGTTAGAAGACATAAAAATTTAAAAGAGTTGATAGGAGAGATATGA
- the rpsU gene encoding 30S ribosomal protein S21: protein MPGIKVHPNESFDEGYRKFKKQTDRNLVVTEARARRFFEPKTEIRKKQKIAARKKMLKRLYMLRRYESRL from the coding sequence TTGCCTGGTATTAAGGTACATCCTAACGAGTCATTTGACGAGGGTTACAGAAAGTTTAAAAAACAAACTGACCGTAACTTAGTAGTAACTGAAGCAAGAGCTAGACGCTTCTTTGAGCCTAAAACTGAGATCCGCAAGAAACAAAAAATTGCTGCTCGTAAGAAAATGCTTAAACGTCTTTATATGCTTAGACGCTACGAGTCAAGACTCTAA
- the ccoG gene encoding cytochrome c oxidase accessory protein CcoG: MSKDFHLSYAKRRYIFFACITLFVFVLPFVRVNDAQLFLLSFDKSRVDLFFTKFDMQELYLLPFLFIILFLSIFFLTTLAGRVWCGWSCPQTIFRTIFRDLLQTKILKIRKNIQNKQNEPKGQILKRALAVGIWCILALIISANFLWYFVPPLDFFAYLKEPSEHGVLLAFWLVIAIWLVYDVIILKENFCIYVCPYARVQSVMFDNDTIQVIYNQKRGGIIYNGQEKFKKPKEEGALCTGCEACVRICPTHIDIRKGMQLECINCLECSDACAKVMKHFDESSLIEWRSINSIKEQKRVKILRFRTVAYLVILGIVLTAGVLMSSKKESMLLNINRTSELYKILGENEVENSYVFLVQNTQNKEHAFYFEVDDKNIEISRPNKPFILKAGAKQRVIVTLKSKNENLSDKDLLKHINIKAYATDEPAISVQRQSTFIYPKR, from the coding sequence ATGTCAAAGGATTTTCATCTTAGCTATGCCAAGAGGCGTTATATTTTTTTCGCCTGTATTACGCTATTTGTCTTTGTTTTACCATTTGTCAGAGTAAATGATGCGCAGCTATTTTTGCTAAGTTTTGATAAAAGTAGAGTTGATCTCTTTTTTACAAAATTTGATATGCAAGAGCTTTATTTATTGCCATTTTTATTTATCATTTTGTTCTTAAGCATATTTTTTCTAACGACACTTGCAGGGCGTGTTTGGTGCGGTTGGAGCTGTCCACAAACTATTTTTAGAACGATATTTCGTGACCTTTTGCAGACTAAAATTTTAAAGATTAGAAAAAATATCCAAAATAAGCAAAATGAGCCAAAAGGACAAATTTTAAAGCGTGCTTTAGCAGTTGGAATTTGGTGCATTTTAGCTCTTATTATTTCGGCAAATTTTTTATGGTATTTTGTGCCACCGCTTGATTTTTTTGCTTATTTAAAAGAGCCAAGCGAACATGGAGTTTTGCTTGCGTTTTGGCTTGTTATCGCTATTTGGTTAGTTTATGATGTCATCATTTTAAAAGAAAATTTTTGCATTTATGTCTGTCCTTACGCTAGGGTGCAGTCAGTGATGTTTGATAACGATACGATCCAAGTTATTTACAACCAAAAAAGAGGCGGCATAATCTATAATGGACAAGAGAAATTTAAAAAGCCAAAAGAAGAGGGTGCGCTGTGTACTGGCTGCGAGGCATGCGTGAGGATATGTCCGACGCACATTGATATAAGAAAAGGTATGCAGCTTGAATGTATAAATTGTCTAGAGTGTAGCGATGCTTGCGCTAAGGTGATGAAGCATTTTGATGAAAGCTCGCTTATCGAGTGGAGAAGTATAAATTCTATAAAAGAGCAAAAAAGGGTCAAAATTTTACGCTTTAGAACGGTTGCTTATCTCGTCATTTTGGGCATTGTTTTGACAGCTGGGGTATTGATGAGTAGCAAAAAAGAAAGCATGCTTTTAAACATAAATAGAACAAGCGAGCTTTATAAAATTTTAGGTGAAAATGAAGTCGAAAATTCTTACGTATTTTTGGTGCAAAATACACAAAATAAAGAGCATGCCTTTTACTTTGAAGTAGATGATAAGAATATAGAAATTTCTCGTCCAAATAAGCCATTTATATTAAAAGCTGGCGCAAAACAACGAGTAATCGTCACGCTAAAATCAAAAAATGAAAATTTAAGCGATAAAGATCTTTTAAAACATATAAATATAAAAGCCTATGCCACTGACGAGCCAGCTATCAGCGTGCAAAGGCAAAGTACTTTTATCTATCCTAAAAGATGA
- a CDS encoding TetR/AcrR family transcriptional regulator: MAISENGKKRYELIVKTALELFLEKGYEKTSLSDIVAISGGSLSSIYTFFENKEGLFEAIIEQEIDSLIKEIDEKIDLKISHSLEEFLTKFATIIFSITCSKRHISLGRIMMSEGSKNGGKLGKTFLDQILKKIDLVLINFFERDEVKAKLDPKFSAKFAAKYFIQSVIGAYYYDSLLINEEPKLSEKKRKKHVGLCVELFLNGISKK, encoded by the coding sequence ATGGCGATCTCAGAAAATGGTAAAAAAAGATACGAACTTATCGTAAAAACAGCACTTGAGCTATTTTTAGAAAAAGGATACGAAAAGACAAGCTTAAGTGACATCGTAGCGATAAGTGGCGGATCGCTTTCTAGCATTTATACATTTTTTGAGAACAAAGAGGGGCTTTTTGAGGCGATCATTGAACAAGAGATAGATAGCCTTATAAAAGAGATTGATGAGAAGATAGATCTTAAAATTTCTCACAGCTTGGAGGAATTTTTAACCAAATTTGCAACCATAATATTTTCTATTACTTGCAGCAAAAGGCATATCTCTCTTGGTAGGATAATGATGAGTGAGGGTTCTAAAAATGGTGGCAAACTTGGTAAGACGTTTTTGGATCAAATTTTAAAAAAGATCGATCTTGTGCTTATAAATTTCTTTGAAAGAGATGAGGTAAAAGCCAAACTTGATCCAAAATTTTCAGCCAAATTTGCTGCGAAGTACTTTATACAAAGTGTGATTGGGGCTTATTACTACGATTCGCTTTTGATAAATGAAGAACCAAAGCTTAGTGAAAAAAAACGTAAAAAGCATGTTGGCTTGTGTGTTGAGTTGTTTTTGAATGGAATTAGTAAAAAATAA
- a CDS encoding efflux RND transporter periplasmic adaptor subunit, with amino-acid sequence MANFKSALVLSVAVLFLSGCFENKENKAAAGHQMPLSHVDIFTAQKTDIPISFDYTATVTSSQDVIIYPKVGGTIIKQFFKPGSKVKAGDKLFLIDPEKYQASFDSLDASVGVANANLKNAETEFKRISALYKKNAVSQKDYDAAVAAYDIANANLVSAKANLKNAKIDLGYTTITAPFDGVVGDNQVDVGSLVIANQTKLVRLTKINPIEAEFYIADVDNLTRKTNLDNGSWQQLNSDTVLSVNGENFNGKVNFIDNVVNTATGSVLAKASFDNSEGKILPGAFGHIKMSGFVQKNAFNIPQVALQQSATNSYVLVVKDGKVSQKNVKTGYQTKNMVAVTEGLEDGDKIIVNNFLKIGVGAPVETDKDLSAEFINGKDANATSSK; translated from the coding sequence ATGGCAAATTTTAAAAGTGCTCTTGTGCTTTCGGTTGCAGTTTTATTTCTAAGTGGTTGTTTTGAAAATAAAGAGAATAAAGCGGCAGCAGGTCACCAGATGCCACTATCTCATGTGGATATTTTTACCGCACAAAAAACAGACATACCTATTAGTTTTGATTACACCGCAACAGTTACAAGTAGTCAAGATGTCATCATCTATCCAAAAGTTGGCGGAACTATCATAAAGCAGTTTTTCAAGCCGGGAAGCAAAGTAAAAGCGGGCGATAAGTTATTTTTGATAGATCCAGAAAAATATCAAGCTAGCTTTGACTCACTTGATGCCTCTGTTGGCGTAGCAAATGCAAATTTGAAAAATGCTGAGACTGAGTTTAAAAGAATTTCTGCCCTTTATAAGAAAAATGCAGTCTCTCAAAAAGACTATGATGCGGCAGTTGCAGCTTATGATATTGCAAATGCAAATTTAGTAAGCGCAAAAGCAAATTTAAAAAATGCAAAAATAGATCTAGGATACACGACTATTACAGCGCCATTTGACGGCGTAGTGGGTGATAATCAAGTAGATGTTGGTTCGCTTGTCATAGCAAACCAAACAAAACTTGTAAGACTTACAAAAATAAATCCTATTGAAGCAGAATTTTATATCGCTGATGTGGATAATCTAACTAGAAAGACAAATTTGGATAACGGCTCATGGCAACAGCTAAATAGTGACACTGTGTTAAGTGTCAATGGCGAAAATTTTAATGGTAAAGTAAATTTTATAGATAATGTCGTAAATACCGCAACTGGCAGCGTTTTAGCAAAGGCTAGCTTTGATAACAGTGAGGGTAAAATTTTACCAGGTGCGTTTGGTCATATAAAGATGAGTGGATTTGTGCAAAAAAATGCCTTTAACATCCCACAAGTTGCTCTTCAACAAAGTGCTACAAACTCTTATGTTTTAGTCGTAAAAGATGGCAAAGTAAGCCAAAAAAATGTAAAAACAGGATATCAAACAAAAAATATGGTAGCAGTCACTGAAGGTCTTGAAGATGGCGATAAGATAATCGTTAATAACTTCCTTAAAATCGGAGTTGGTGCACCAGTTGAAACTGATAAAGACCTAAGTGCGGAATTTATAAACGGCAAAGATGCAAACGCTACAAGTAGCAAGTAA
- a CDS encoding efflux RND transporter permease subunit, whose product MFSRFFINRPIFATVISIIIVIAGFMGIKGLPIEEYPSLTPPTVSVSATYSGADAQTIADSVASAIEDQINGVENMLYMQSTSSSAGTMNISVYFKIGSSSKQATIDVNNRVQAALSRLPQEVQNMGVTVRERSGSILQVVGFTNPNMDLIELYNYVNLNIADEIKRVSGIGDTVLIGTKEYSMRIWLKPDRLAHFKLTPSDVISQVKIQNSQYAAGKIGEQPSDGGNPYVYSVRTDGRLKNAAQFGDIIIKSSDGSVLKLKDVATIELGAASYANDAMLNGKPAIPLLLFLQNDANALATAEAVKAKLEELKKTYPVGLEHTIAYNPTEFITVSIDEVIKTFIEAMVLVLIVMYFFLKSFRATIIPMLAVPVSIIGTFGGLYVMGFSINLITLFALVLAIGIVVDDAIIVIENVERILHEDKGISVKDATFKAMEEVQTPVISIVLVLCAVFVPVSFMEGFVGVIQKQFALTLVISVCISGFVALTLTPALCAVMLKKQESKPFWIVQKFNDFFDFSTRLFTAGVAKILRHIIISFIVIGILGFATYKLFDAVPKGLVPSEDKGALMVITSLPPSTNMLKTKEEVVSISNAILSNPNVEFTMAFAGYDILASSLRENSAVSFIKLKDWSERKGVNNGADTLAGQFNGMLWGSKNSMTFVVNLPPIMGLSMTGGFEMYLQNKSGKSYNEIEADARKVSAIANARPELTNVRTTLETNYRQFKITVDKEKAKLFGVSESEIFSTVAATFGSYYINDFNLAGKSYRVYARAEESFRNNPEDLRKIFVRSYDGGMVPLNSVATLTRTIGPDIVDRFNLFPSAKIMGDPKTGYTSGDAIRAIQEVVNDTLSSEDYAISWAGTAYQEVNSQGTGTVAFIFGMIFVFLILAAQYERWLIPLAVITAVPFAVFGSLLAVWIRGLTNDIYFEIGLLLLIGLAAKNAILIVEFAMQERDSGKSIFDSAINAARLRFRPIVMTSIAFTLGVFPMVISTGAGAASRHSLGTGVVGGMIASTTIAIFFVPMFYYLLENLNEKYWKKGAKKDEK is encoded by the coding sequence ATGTTTTCAAGATTTTTTATAAACCGCCCGATATTTGCAACTGTTATATCTATCATCATAGTTATAGCAGGTTTTATGGGTATCAAGGGGCTTCCTATAGAGGAGTATCCAAGTCTTACTCCACCTACTGTCTCTGTAAGTGCGACATATAGCGGTGCTGATGCACAGACTATCGCCGACTCAGTCGCAAGTGCGATTGAAGACCAGATAAATGGCGTTGAAAATATGTTATATATGCAAAGTACCTCAAGCTCAGCAGGTACTATGAATATAAGCGTATATTTTAAGATCGGCTCATCGTCAAAACAAGCTACAATCGACGTAAATAACCGCGTGCAAGCTGCTCTTTCAAGGCTGCCTCAAGAAGTGCAAAATATGGGCGTAACGGTTCGCGAAAGAAGTGGCTCGATCCTTCAAGTTGTTGGCTTTACAAATCCAAATATGGATTTGATCGAACTATATAACTATGTAAATTTAAATATTGCTGATGAGATAAAAAGGGTTAGTGGTATCGGTGATACAGTATTGATAGGTACTAAAGAGTATTCTATGAGAATTTGGCTAAAGCCAGATAGACTAGCTCATTTTAAACTAACTCCAAGCGACGTCATTTCTCAAGTAAAAATTCAAAACTCACAATATGCCGCTGGCAAGATAGGCGAACAGCCATCGGATGGTGGTAATCCTTATGTTTATTCTGTTCGTACCGATGGTCGTCTTAAAAATGCAGCCCAGTTTGGCGATATAATAATTAAAAGTTCCGATGGATCAGTGTTGAAGCTAAAAGATGTAGCTACCATAGAGCTTGGAGCAGCTAGCTATGCTAACGATGCGATGTTAAACGGCAAACCGGCTATTCCTCTTTTGCTATTTTTACAAAACGACGCAAACGCACTTGCAACTGCTGAAGCTGTCAAAGCAAAGCTTGAAGAGCTAAAGAAAACCTACCCAGTTGGTCTAGAGCACACGATAGCCTACAATCCAACTGAATTTATCACCGTCTCAATAGACGAAGTCATAAAAACTTTTATCGAGGCGATGGTGCTAGTTCTTATCGTAATGTACTTCTTCTTAAAGAGCTTTAGAGCTACCATCATACCGATGCTAGCCGTGCCAGTATCTATCATAGGTACATTTGGCGGACTTTATGTGATGGGGTTTAGTATAAATTTGATTACACTTTTTGCCTTAGTTCTTGCCATCGGTATCGTCGTAGATGACGCTATTATCGTCATAGAAAATGTCGAGAGAATTTTACATGAAGATAAAGGGATCAGCGTAAAAGACGCGACGTTTAAGGCGATGGAAGAGGTGCAAACTCCAGTTATCTCTATCGTACTCGTGCTTTGTGCTGTTTTCGTGCCAGTTTCATTTATGGAAGGCTTTGTTGGCGTTATACAAAAGCAGTTTGCTCTAACACTTGTTATTTCTGTTTGCATCTCAGGCTTTGTCGCCCTTACGCTTACGCCAGCGCTTTGTGCGGTTATGCTTAAGAAACAAGAGAGTAAGCCATTTTGGATAGTTCAGAAATTTAACGACTTCTTTGACTTTAGCACTAGACTCTTTACGGCTGGAGTGGCTAAAATTTTAAGGCATATTATTATTAGCTTTATTGTAATTGGCATTTTAGGATTTGCCACCTATAAGCTATTTGATGCTGTGCCAAAAGGGCTTGTGCCTTCAGAAGACAAGGGTGCTTTAATGGTTATCACCTCACTTCCACCTTCAACAAATATGCTAAAGACAAAAGAAGAAGTAGTCTCGATTAGCAACGCCATTTTAAGCAATCCAAATGTTGAGTTCACTATGGCTTTTGCAGGTTATGACATACTAGCTAGCTCGCTTAGGGAAAATTCAGCCGTTAGCTTTATAAAGCTAAAAGATTGGAGTGAGAGAAAAGGCGTTAACAATGGAGCTGATACATTAGCTGGCCAGTTTAATGGTATGCTTTGGGGCTCAAAAAACTCAATGACATTCGTTGTAAATTTACCACCTATTATGGGTCTATCAATGACTGGTGGCTTTGAGATGTATCTACAAAATAAAAGCGGTAAGAGTTACAACGAGATAGAAGCAGATGCTAGAAAAGTATCAGCAATAGCCAATGCAAGGCCTGAACTAACAAATGTCAGAACCACACTTGAGACAAATTATCGTCAGTTTAAGATAACAGTTGATAAAGAAAAAGCTAAATTATTTGGCGTAAGTGAGAGCGAAATTTTTAGCACGGTAGCAGCTACTTTTGGCTCTTACTACATAAATGACTTCAACCTTGCTGGTAAATCTTACCGAGTATATGCAAGAGCCGAGGAAAGTTTTAGAAATAATCCTGAGGATCTAAGAAAAATTTTCGTCCGCTCATATGATGGCGGCATGGTGCCACTAAATTCAGTAGCAACACTTACAAGAACGATCGGACCTGACATTGTTGATAGATTTAACCTCTTTCCATCGGCTAAGATCATGGGCGATCCAAAAACTGGCTACACGTCAGGCGATGCGATCAGAGCGATCCAAGAGGTCGTAAATGACACGCTAAGCAGTGAGGATTACGCTATAAGCTGGGCGGGAACGGCGTATCAAGAGGTAAATTCTCAAGGAACAGGCACGGTCGCCTTTATCTTTGGTATGATCTTTGTATTTCTCATCCTTGCTGCTCAGTACGAGAGATGGCTCATTCCACTTGCGGTCATCACTGCCGTACCATTTGCGGTATTTGGCTCATTGCTCGCTGTTTGGATAAGAGGCCTAACAAACGATATCTACTTTGAGATCGGACTCTTGCTACTCATCGGTCTAGCGGCTAAAAATGCCATTTTGATCGTAGAGTTTGCAATGCAAGAGCGTGATAGCGGTAAGAGTATATTTGACTCAGCGATAAATGCAGCTAGACTTCGCTTTAGACCTATCGTAATGACATCTATCGCATTTACCTTGGGCGTCTTCCCGATGGTTATAAGCACAGGTGCTGGTGCAGCATCTCGCCACTCATTAGGAACTGGCGTGGTTGGTGGCATGATCGCTTCTACGACGATAGCGATATTTTTCGTCCCAATGTTTTATTATTTGCTTGAAAATTTAAATGAGAAATACTGGAAAAAGGGAGCAAAAAAAGATGAGAAATAA